From a single Paenibacillus sp. FSL W8-0426 genomic region:
- a CDS encoding baseplate J/gp47 family protein: MYEQQTYETILNRMLDRVPEGIDKREGSIIYDALAPAAVEMAQMYIELDVNANLKFADTATGEYLDRAVAWSGISRKRATPARWVASFKNSQNQPVDVELESRFSMGTRVYVAVERLTAGQVVLECETAGAMGNEYKGTLLPIDYIPDLAAAEMVLLLVPGEDEETDQSLYDRYQDKVSRPVTSANRYQYELWAREIAGVGKARAFPLWDGPGTVKVALLGNDMRRPAESVIEEVQTYIDPTQDGMGEGAAPIGPVVMVVGAEEIPIDVEVKVTLAAGSTLEGIKTLIQEGVTAYLKGLAFDDPLVRWTRIANVIMDIPPVIDYSDLLINGGTSNVDIAQDAVAVLGTVKVS; this comes from the coding sequence ATGTATGAGCAACAAACGTATGAAACGATTTTGAACCGCATGCTGGACCGCGTACCGGAGGGCATCGATAAAAGGGAGGGCAGCATCATTTATGATGCGTTGGCCCCTGCCGCCGTAGAAATGGCGCAGATGTATATCGAGCTGGACGTGAACGCGAATTTGAAATTTGCGGATACGGCTACCGGTGAATACCTGGATCGGGCAGTGGCTTGGTCAGGCATCTCACGTAAACGTGCGACACCGGCACGGTGGGTTGCTTCTTTCAAGAACAGCCAGAATCAGCCGGTGGATGTGGAACTGGAATCCCGGTTTTCCATGGGAACGCGCGTGTATGTGGCCGTGGAGCGGCTAACGGCGGGGCAAGTTGTGCTGGAGTGCGAAACGGCCGGCGCGATGGGCAATGAATACAAAGGAACGCTGCTTCCGATCGATTATATTCCGGATCTGGCCGCTGCGGAAATGGTGCTTCTGCTGGTGCCCGGTGAAGACGAAGAGACGGATCAGTCGCTATATGACCGTTATCAGGACAAGGTATCTCGCCCGGTAACGAGTGCGAACCGCTATCAATATGAGCTGTGGGCGCGAGAAATTGCGGGTGTGGGTAAAGCCCGGGCATTTCCGCTCTGGGATGGTCCCGGAACCGTGAAGGTTGCATTGCTGGGCAATGACATGCGCCGTCCCGCCGAATCGGTGATCGAAGAAGTGCAGACTTATATCGATCCAACCCAAGATGGCATGGGGGAAGGTGCAGCGCCGATCGGCCCTGTCGTTATGGTGGTTGGCGCAGAAGAGATTCCGATCGATGTCGAGGTCAAAGTGACGCTTGCTGCCGGATCTACGCTGGAGGGGATCAAGACCTTGATTCAGGAAGGCGTAACGGCGTATTTGAAAGGGTTGGCCTTCGATGATCCGCTGGTGCGCTGGACCCGAATCGCCAACGTCATCATGGACATTCCGCCCGTGATCGACTACAGTGATTTGCTTATTAACGGAGGGACCAGCAATGTGGACATTGCGCAGGATGCGGTGGCCGTGCTCGGCACGGTGAAGGTGTCATGA
- a CDS encoding putative phage tail protein, with protein MSRKPDLMTYLPPLYEQVVEMKLLARTEGEELGQLLDGVDSVLDQFYPESATWALARYEQDLHIPVNPLKPADQRRSVIISKMRGSGKVSGSMLRNVAQAYESGGIEVSVLPGEYAILIRFVDTYGLPPNLDDLKAAIEEIKPAHMSVEFHLRYLTIAEVESMTLSEIEQTRQDKFMGGGA; from the coding sequence ATGAGCCGCAAGCCTGACTTGATGACATACCTGCCCCCGCTGTATGAGCAGGTGGTGGAGATGAAGCTGCTTGCCCGGACCGAGGGCGAGGAATTGGGGCAGCTGTTGGATGGCGTGGACAGCGTGCTGGATCAGTTTTATCCCGAGTCGGCGACGTGGGCGCTTGCGAGGTATGAGCAGGACTTGCATATCCCGGTCAATCCGTTGAAGCCCGCGGATCAGCGCCGGTCGGTCATTATTTCGAAGATGCGCGGCAGCGGCAAGGTGTCCGGATCGATGCTGCGCAATGTGGCGCAGGCGTATGAGAGCGGCGGCATCGAGGTGTCCGTTTTGCCAGGGGAGTATGCGATCCTGATTCGCTTCGTGGATACATATGGCTTGCCGCCCAATCTGGATGATCTGAAGGCGGCCATTGAAGAGATCAAACCGGCACACATGAGCGTGGAATTCCATCTGCGCTATTTGACGATTGCCGAAGTCGAAAGCATGACGCTGAGCGAGATCGAGCAGACTCGGCAGGATAAATTCATGGGAGGTGGCGCTTGA